A part of Streptomyces sp. NBC_01451 genomic DNA contains:
- a CDS encoding calcium:proton antiporter has protein sequence MIVPLRSLVTRWTAVVPVAAVVLLVFTWGRDLPGVIVALVTLVLAGAVLAAVHHAEVIAHRVGEPFGSLVLAVAVTIIEVALIVTLMADGGDKSSTLARDTVFAAVMITCNGIVGLSLLTASIRHGTAVFNPEGTGAALATVATLATLSLVLPTFTTSKPGPEFSTAQLTFAALASLILYGLFVATQTVRHRDYFLPVTRQGEVITADAHAELPTARDVRISLGLLGLALIGVVGLAKGVSPTIESGVEAADLPHAVVGVVIALLVLLPETIAALRSARRDRVQTSLNLALGSAMASIGLTIPAVALASVWLSGPLVLGLGATHMVLLALTVVVGSLTVVPGRATPLQGGVHLVLFAAYLELAINP, from the coding sequence ATGATCGTCCCGTTGCGGTCGCTCGTGACGCGGTGGACGGCTGTCGTGCCGGTGGCCGCGGTCGTCCTGCTGGTGTTCACGTGGGGACGAGATCTTCCCGGCGTGATCGTCGCGCTGGTGACTCTGGTCCTCGCGGGAGCCGTGCTGGCCGCCGTGCATCACGCCGAGGTCATCGCCCACCGAGTCGGTGAACCCTTCGGCTCGCTCGTGCTGGCCGTCGCCGTCACGATCATCGAGGTCGCCCTGATCGTCACGCTGATGGCGGACGGCGGGGACAAGAGTTCCACCCTGGCAAGGGACACCGTCTTCGCGGCCGTCATGATCACGTGCAACGGCATCGTCGGACTGAGCCTGCTCACCGCCTCGATCCGTCATGGGACCGCCGTCTTCAACCCGGAGGGCACCGGTGCCGCCCTCGCGACGGTCGCGACGCTGGCCACGCTCAGCCTGGTGCTGCCGACGTTCACCACGAGCAAGCCGGGCCCGGAGTTCTCCACCGCCCAGCTCACCTTCGCCGCGCTCGCCTCACTGATCCTCTACGGCCTGTTCGTGGCGACCCAGACCGTGCGGCACCGCGACTACTTCCTGCCGGTCACCCGGCAGGGCGAGGTCATCACCGCGGACGCCCACGCGGAACTCCCGACCGCCCGCGACGTCCGGATCAGCCTGGGGCTGCTGGGCCTGGCGCTGATCGGCGTGGTCGGCCTCGCCAAGGGAGTGTCGCCCACCATCGAGTCCGGGGTGGAGGCAGCCGACCTGCCGCATGCCGTCGTCGGTGTGGTCATCGCCCTGCTCGTGCTGCTTCCGGAGACCATCGCCGCGCTGCGTTCCGCCCGCCGCGACCGGGTGCAGACCAGCCTGAACCTCGCCCTCGGATCCGCGATGGCCAGCATCGGTCTGACCATCCCCGCCGTGGCCCTGGCGTCCGTCTGGCTCTCCGGGCCGCTGGTCCTCGGCCTCGGTGCCACCCACATGGTGTTGCTCGCCCTGACCGTGGTTGTCGGCTCGCTGACGGTGGTGCCCGGGCGGGCCACACCGCTCCAGGGAGGAGTGCATCTGGTGCTGTTCGCCGCCTACCTGGAGTTGGCGATCAACCCCTGA
- a CDS encoding MFS transporter produces the protein MHDVRTARAPSMVRLAAASLAGTAIEFYDFFVYGTAAALVLGPLFFPTFSPVAGTLAAFGTFGVGFVARPLGAMLFGHIGDRRGRRPVLVVSLLLTGASTVAVGCVPTYESIGTAAPVLLLVLRFLQGLGLGGEWGGAVLLTAEHAPAERRALWSSFPQIGPAVGFLLANGVMLALSASLTEAQFASWGWRVPFWAAGVLAVAGLWLRSSLTESPGFLEIDDHARVPLAEVVRDHWRLVLLTAGALTVGYAVFYAVTTWSLAYGTERLGASRTVMLACIMAAVVVKGALTPVMALLGDRYGRRPLCLTGCAVAALWMCPMVALLSTGEPLLMFLGFLVAMIAFVTMFAVIGAYLPELYEPRVRCTGAAVGYNLGGVLGGALTPIVATALAGHGGRIPWGVGAYLTGIALFSLGCFALLPETRPVPRLAAVPATERPAAVVRG, from the coding sequence ATGCACGACGTACGCACGGCAAGGGCACCTTCCATGGTGCGGCTGGCCGCCGCCTCCCTCGCGGGGACGGCCATCGAGTTCTACGACTTCTTCGTCTACGGCACCGCCGCCGCACTGGTTCTGGGGCCGCTGTTCTTCCCGACGTTCTCACCGGTGGCCGGGACACTGGCCGCCTTCGGGACGTTCGGTGTGGGGTTCGTCGCCCGGCCGCTGGGGGCGATGCTGTTCGGGCACATCGGGGACCGGCGCGGGCGGCGGCCGGTCCTGGTCGTCTCGCTGCTTCTGACCGGTGCGTCGACGGTCGCGGTCGGCTGCGTACCGACCTACGAGTCGATCGGCACGGCCGCTCCCGTTCTCCTCCTGGTGCTGCGCTTTCTGCAGGGGCTCGGGCTCGGCGGGGAGTGGGGCGGTGCGGTCCTGCTGACCGCCGAGCACGCGCCCGCCGAACGGCGCGCCCTGTGGTCGAGCTTTCCGCAGATCGGCCCCGCGGTGGGCTTCCTGCTCGCCAATGGCGTGATGCTGGCGCTGTCGGCGTCCCTCACGGAGGCGCAGTTCGCCTCGTGGGGGTGGCGGGTGCCGTTCTGGGCGGCCGGGGTGCTCGCCGTGGCGGGGCTGTGGCTGCGCTCGTCGCTCACCGAGAGCCCGGGTTTCCTGGAAATCGACGACCACGCGCGCGTGCCGCTGGCCGAGGTGGTGCGCGACCACTGGCGGCTGGTCCTGCTGACGGCGGGCGCGCTCACCGTCGGATACGCGGTGTTCTACGCGGTGACGACCTGGTCCCTCGCCTACGGGACCGAACGGCTCGGTGCCAGCCGGACCGTCATGCTGGCCTGCATCATGGCCGCGGTGGTGGTCAAGGGCGCCCTGACACCTGTGATGGCACTCCTGGGTGACCGTTACGGTCGCCGGCCTCTGTGCCTGACCGGGTGTGCCGTCGCCGCCCTGTGGATGTGCCCGATGGTCGCGCTGCTGTCGACCGGCGAACCCTTGCTGATGTTTCTCGGCTTCCTGGTGGCGATGATCGCGTTCGTCACGATGTTCGCGGTGATCGGCGCGTATCTGCCGGAGCTGTACGAGCCCCGCGTACGGTGCACGGGCGCCGCGGTCGGCTACAACCTCGGCGGGGTTCTCGGCGGCGCGCTCACGCCGATCGTGGCGACGGCGCTCGCCGGGCACGGCGGCCGGATCCCCTGGGGCGTGGGCGCCTATCTGACGGGGATCGCGCTGTTCAGCCTGGGCTGCTTCGCGCTGCTGCCGGAGACCCGGCCGGTGCCCCGCCTCGCCGCCGTACCGGCCACGGAGCGTCCCGCGGCGGTGGTCAGGGGTTGA
- a CDS encoding S66 family peptidase translates to MTTPAYPPKPSPGDRIAVISPGAGLPGLFPRPHELGLERLRKEFGLEPVEYPATRKMGSTPQERADDIHAAFADPDVKAVIATIGGDDQITVLPFLDRELIRANPKPFFGMSDNTNLLAYLYNTGIVGFHGATVMTALGRPVAMEPLTAESLRAALFTSGEYELRPAERWNDVNRDWADPATFDSEPETRPGTGWTWQNADRVVEGRAWGGCLEILGWLLMADREISHDLTEYDGGVLLLETSEELPSGEEVFRTLRNMGERGLLQRFSALLMARAKTWSFERPNSPEEGARYAAEQREAVRRALGAYAPGLMTVFDVDFGHTDPQLVLPYGGSIRVDGPARRITVTY, encoded by the coding sequence ATGACGACCCCCGCCTATCCCCCCAAGCCCTCGCCCGGCGACCGCATCGCCGTCATCTCGCCGGGCGCCGGACTGCCCGGGCTCTTTCCGCGCCCGCACGAACTGGGGCTGGAGCGGCTGCGCAAGGAGTTCGGGCTCGAACCGGTCGAGTATCCGGCGACCCGGAAGATGGGGTCGACGCCGCAGGAGCGGGCCGACGACATCCACGCGGCCTTCGCCGACCCGGACGTCAAGGCGGTCATCGCGACGATCGGCGGCGACGACCAGATCACCGTGCTGCCCTTTCTGGACCGGGAGTTGATCCGGGCGAACCCGAAGCCGTTCTTCGGGATGAGCGACAACACGAACCTGCTGGCGTACCTGTACAACACCGGGATCGTCGGCTTCCACGGCGCGACCGTGATGACGGCGCTCGGGCGTCCCGTGGCCATGGAACCGCTGACCGCGGAGTCACTGCGGGCCGCCCTGTTCACCTCGGGCGAGTACGAACTGCGGCCCGCCGAGCGCTGGAACGACGTCAACCGCGACTGGGCCGACCCCGCGACCTTCGACAGCGAACCGGAGACCCGTCCCGGCACCGGCTGGACCTGGCAGAACGCCGACCGCGTGGTGGAGGGCCGTGCTTGGGGCGGCTGCCTGGAGATCCTCGGCTGGCTGCTGATGGCCGACCGCGAGATCTCCCACGATCTGACGGAGTACGACGGCGGAGTGCTGCTCCTGGAGACCTCGGAGGAACTGCCGAGCGGCGAGGAGGTCTTCCGCACCCTGCGCAACATGGGCGAACGCGGACTGCTCCAGCGCTTCTCCGCGCTGCTGATGGCCCGCGCGAAGACCTGGTCCTTCGAGCGCCCCAACAGCCCTGAGGAGGGAGCCCGTTACGCCGCCGAACAGCGCGAGGCGGTCCGGCGCGCGCTGGGCGCCTACGCTCCCGGTCTGATGACCGTCTTCGACGTGGACTTCGGGCACACGGATCCGCAACTCGTCCTCCCTTATGGAGGGTCGATACGGGTGGACGGCCCCGCCCGGCGCATCACCGTGACGTACTGA
- the aroQ gene encoding type II 3-dehydroquinate dehydratase → MPRTLANAPIMILNGPNLNLLGQRQPEIYGSDTLADVEALCAKAAAGHGGTVDFRQSNHEGELVDWIQEARLSHVGIVINPGAYSHTSVAILDALNTCDGMPVLEVHISNIHQRETFRHHSYVSLRADGVIAGCGVQGYVFGVERVAALVGAATAEA, encoded by the coding sequence GTGCCCCGCACCCTCGCCAACGCCCCGATCATGATCCTGAACGGCCCCAACCTGAACCTCCTGGGCCAGCGCCAGCCGGAGATCTACGGCTCCGACACCCTCGCCGACGTCGAGGCCCTGTGCGCCAAGGCGGCGGCCGGGCACGGCGGCACGGTGGACTTCCGCCAGTCCAACCACGAGGGTGAGCTGGTCGACTGGATCCAGGAGGCACGCCTCAGCCACGTCGGCATCGTCATCAACCCCGGCGCCTACTCCCACACGTCCGTCGCGATCCTTGACGCGCTCAACACCTGCGACGGCATGCCGGTGCTGGAGGTCCACATCTCCAACATCCACCAGCGCGAGACGTTCCGACACCACTCGTACGTCTCCCTGCGCGCCGACGGCGTCATCGCGGGGTGCGGTGTGCAGGGGTACGTGTTCGGGGTGGAGCGGGTCGCCGCGCTGGTGGGCGCGGCGACCGCGGAGGCGTGA
- a CDS encoding amino acid ABC transporter ATP-binding protein, whose amino-acid sequence MESVRKTFGDTVVLRDVDLEVAPHTVTALIGASGSGKSTLLRCANLLEDIDDGAIWLDGEEITDPRTDQDAVRRRIGVVFQAYNLFPHMTVLENITLAPRRVHGVDRAEAERYGRELLERLGLGAKAGEYPDRLSGGQQQRAAIVRALAVRPRLLLLDEITAALDPELVGEVLAVVRDLKGEGMTMVLATHEMGFARDVADQVCFLEGGVVLERGTAEQVFGDPQQERTRQFLRRIVEAGRL is encoded by the coding sequence ATGGAGTCCGTGCGCAAGACCTTCGGTGACACCGTCGTCCTGCGGGACGTCGATCTGGAGGTCGCCCCGCACACGGTGACCGCCCTGATCGGCGCGTCCGGCTCGGGCAAGTCCACGCTGCTGCGGTGCGCGAACCTGCTGGAGGACATCGACGACGGCGCGATCTGGCTGGACGGCGAGGAGATCACCGACCCGCGGACCGACCAGGACGCCGTGCGCCGCCGGATCGGCGTGGTCTTCCAGGCGTACAACCTCTTCCCGCACATGACCGTCCTGGAGAACATCACCCTCGCCCCGCGCCGGGTGCACGGCGTGGACCGGGCGGAGGCCGAGCGGTACGGTCGTGAGCTGCTGGAGCGGCTCGGGCTCGGCGCGAAGGCGGGCGAGTACCCGGACCGGCTGAGCGGCGGCCAGCAGCAGCGGGCCGCGATCGTCCGCGCGCTGGCCGTGCGCCCCCGGCTGCTGCTCCTCGACGAGATCACCGCTGCCCTCGACCCGGAACTCGTGGGCGAGGTCCTCGCCGTCGTCCGGGACCTGAAGGGTGAGGGCATGACGATGGTCCTGGCCACCCACGAGATGGGCTTCGCCCGCGATGTCGCGGACCAGGTCTGCTTCCTCGAAGGCGGCGTGGTCCTGGAACGTGGCACGGCCGAGCAGGTGTTCGGCGATCCGCAGCAGGAGCGCACCCGGCAGTTCCTGCGGCGGATCGTGGAGGCGGGACGGCTGTAG
- a CDS encoding amino acid ABC transporter permease, with protein sequence MTAVKEESGQEDPGHMADRGDGYVPSQRRIDRERYKRTRARRATSIAALSTLVTGVVLYLVVVSAPGWPRTRETFFNGQYAREAFPKVLEGLWLNVRLLLICGVAVLVLGMLIAIARTLRGPVFFPLRALAAAYTDFFRGLPLIINLMIVVLGVPALRLQGITVDPVLLGGTALTLTYSAYVAEVFRAGIESVHPSQRAAARSLGLTNRQALRYVVLPQAVRRQVPPLLNDLVSLQKDTGLVSIGGAVDAVRAADIIVGRSLNYTPYIVAGLVFVALTIPMTRFTDWVTARMDRQRAQGGTL encoded by the coding sequence GTGACCGCAGTGAAGGAGGAGTCCGGGCAGGAGGACCCGGGCCACATGGCGGACCGGGGCGACGGTTACGTCCCCTCGCAGCGGCGGATCGACCGGGAGCGGTACAAGCGCACCCGCGCGCGCCGCGCCACGTCGATCGCCGCGCTGTCCACCCTCGTCACCGGGGTCGTCCTGTATCTGGTCGTGGTGAGCGCGCCGGGCTGGCCGCGCACCAGGGAGACGTTCTTCAACGGGCAGTACGCGCGCGAGGCGTTCCCGAAGGTCCTCGAAGGCCTGTGGCTCAACGTACGGCTGCTGCTGATCTGCGGTGTCGCGGTGCTCGTCCTCGGCATGCTGATCGCCATCGCACGCACCCTGCGCGGCCCGGTGTTCTTCCCGCTGCGCGCGCTGGCCGCCGCGTACACGGACTTCTTCCGCGGCCTCCCGCTGATCATCAACCTGATGATCGTCGTGCTGGGTGTCCCGGCGCTGCGACTCCAGGGCATCACCGTGGACCCGGTGCTCCTCGGCGGTACGGCGCTGACGCTGACGTACTCGGCGTACGTGGCCGAGGTGTTCCGGGCCGGCATCGAGTCCGTGCACCCGTCGCAACGGGCGGCGGCGCGCTCGCTCGGGCTGACCAACCGGCAGGCGCTGCGGTACGTCGTGCTGCCCCAGGCGGTACGGCGCCAGGTGCCACCGCTGCTGAACGACCTGGTGTCGCTGCAGAAGGACACCGGGCTCGTGTCGATCGGCGGCGCGGTCGACGCCGTACGCGCCGCCGACATCATCGTGGGCCGCAGCCTCAACTACACGCCGTACATCGTCGCGGGACTGGTCTTCGTCGCGCTGACCATCCCGATGACCCGCTTCACGGACTGGGTGACGGCTCGGATGGACCGGCAGCGGGCGCAGGGAGGAACACTGTGA
- a CDS encoding ABC transporter substrate-binding protein, which translates to MHLAPYMLRRALSAATVALLATAVGCAPQPEESAAKPTGTAGATCAKGKLATQTSGKLTIATDEPAYEPWFKDGKPANGEGFESAVAYAVARQLGYDKANVVWQSVPFNKAFAPGAKTFDFDINQVSISAERKKAVDFSSGYYDVRQAVIALKTSKAAKATSIADLKGLKLGAQVGTTSLDYIDDVVKPTQEPAAYAKNDQAKSALQNGQVDAIVVDLPTAFYITAAEVTDAKIVGQFENQGGTPEQFGLVLDKGSALTSCVTTAVDTLREDGTLASIEKQWLSDAVDAPVLK; encoded by the coding sequence ATGCACCTTGCCCCTTACATGCTGCGCCGCGCCCTCTCCGCCGCCACTGTCGCCCTGCTCGCCACCGCCGTCGGCTGTGCCCCGCAGCCCGAGGAGAGCGCCGCCAAACCGACCGGGACGGCCGGAGCCACCTGTGCCAAGGGCAAGTTGGCCACCCAGACCTCGGGCAAGCTGACGATCGCCACCGACGAGCCGGCGTACGAGCCCTGGTTCAAGGACGGCAAGCCCGCCAACGGTGAGGGCTTCGAGTCGGCGGTCGCGTACGCGGTGGCGCGGCAGCTCGGCTACGACAAGGCGAACGTCGTGTGGCAGAGCGTGCCCTTCAACAAGGCGTTCGCGCCCGGGGCGAAGACCTTCGACTTCGACATCAACCAGGTGTCGATCAGTGCCGAGCGCAAGAAGGCCGTGGACTTCTCGTCCGGCTACTACGACGTGCGCCAGGCCGTCATCGCGCTCAAGACCTCCAAGGCCGCGAAGGCGACGAGCATCGCGGACCTCAAGGGCCTCAAGCTGGGCGCCCAGGTCGGCACCACCAGCCTCGACTACATCGACGACGTGGTGAAGCCGACCCAGGAGCCGGCCGCGTACGCGAAGAACGACCAGGCCAAGTCCGCGCTGCAGAACGGCCAGGTGGACGCCATCGTCGTCGACCTGCCGACCGCCTTCTACATCACCGCCGCCGAGGTGACCGACGCGAAGATCGTCGGGCAGTTCGAGAACCAGGGCGGCACGCCGGAGCAGTTCGGGCTCGTGCTCGACAAGGGCAGCGCGCTCACCTCGTGCGTGACGACCGCGGTGGACACCCTGCGCGAGGACGGGACGCTCGCCTCGATCGAGAAGCAGTGGCTGTCGGACGCCGTCGACGCCCCGGTGCTCAAGTGA
- a CDS encoding MBL fold metallo-hydrolase: MTYSGAVKVGGPADVHELPDLMITKVAVGPMNNNAYLLRCRATDEQLLIDAANDAHTLITLIGDDGIASVVTTHQHGDHWQALAEVVEATGARTYAGRDDAEGIPVPTDVPVDDGDTIRVGHVELTARHLVGHTPGSIALVYDDPHGHPHVFTGDCLFPGGVGNTRKDPEAFASLIRDVETKIFAPLPDESWVYPGHGNDTTLGAERPHLPEWHARGW; this comes from the coding sequence ATGACGTACAGCGGAGCGGTGAAGGTCGGCGGCCCTGCCGATGTGCACGAGTTGCCCGACCTGATGATCACCAAGGTCGCGGTGGGCCCGATGAACAACAACGCCTATCTGCTGCGCTGCCGGGCCACGGACGAGCAGTTGCTGATCGACGCGGCGAACGACGCCCATACGCTGATCACACTGATCGGTGACGACGGCATCGCGTCGGTCGTCACCACCCACCAGCACGGGGACCACTGGCAGGCGCTCGCGGAGGTCGTGGAAGCCACCGGTGCCCGTACGTACGCGGGTCGGGACGACGCGGAGGGCATCCCCGTGCCGACCGATGTGCCGGTCGACGACGGGGACACGATCCGTGTCGGGCACGTGGAACTCACCGCGCGCCACCTGGTCGGGCACACACCGGGCTCGATCGCGCTCGTCTACGACGACCCGCACGGGCATCCGCACGTGTTCACCGGGGACTGCCTCTTCCCCGGCGGCGTGGGCAACACACGCAAGGACCCGGAGGCCTTCGCCAGCCTGATCCGCGACGTGGAGACGAAGATCTTCGCCCCGCTCCCGGACGAGAGCTGGGTCTATCCGGGCCACGGCAACGACACCACCCTGGGTGCGGAGCGGCCCCACCTGCCGGAGTGGCACGCGCGGGGCTGGTGA
- a CDS encoding maleylpyruvate isomerase family mycothiol-dependent enzyme yields MADHERDLASVRDATERLLTAAAKLNNDSVAEPSRLPGWTRGHVLAHIARNADALVNVLEGRPMYASGEARDAGIERDAPRPLDVQLSDVGESAARFQEAGAVPADWSRTVELRNGVTDIASRVPFRRWAEVELHHVDLGIGYELEDLPAEFTEREITFLADRFTGHPEVPRTVLTDGTHAWSTGSEAGGPEVTVTGPAPELLGWLSGRRDGARLDVPGGTPPALPPL; encoded by the coding sequence ATGGCCGATCATGAGCGCGACCTGGCATCTGTACGCGACGCGACGGAACGACTGCTCACCGCAGCCGCGAAATTGAACAACGATTCGGTGGCCGAACCGTCACGGCTGCCGGGCTGGACCCGCGGACACGTCCTCGCCCACATCGCCCGCAACGCGGACGCCCTCGTGAACGTCCTCGAAGGACGTCCCATGTACGCCTCCGGGGAGGCCCGGGACGCCGGCATCGAGCGGGACGCCCCGCGCCCCCTGGACGTACAGCTCTCGGACGTGGGCGAGAGCGCGGCCCGCTTCCAGGAGGCGGGGGCCGTGCCCGCGGACTGGTCGCGCACGGTGGAGCTGCGCAACGGGGTCACCGACATCGCCTCCCGGGTGCCGTTCCGCCGCTGGGCCGAGGTCGAACTGCACCACGTGGACCTGGGGATCGGGTACGAGCTCGAAGACCTCCCCGCGGAGTTCACGGAGCGGGAGATCACGTTTTTGGCCGACCGGTTCACCGGCCACCCCGAGGTGCCGCGAACCGTGCTCACGGACGGCACGCACGCGTGGAGCACCGGAAGCGAGGCGGGCGGACCCGAGGTCACGGTCACCGGACCGGCACCCGAGCTGCTGGGGTGGCTCTCCGGCCGCCGCGACGGAGCGCGACTCGACGTCCCGGGAGGCACCCCGCCCGCACTGCCCCCGCTCTAG